The Bactrocera dorsalis isolate Fly_Bdor chromosome 2, ASM2337382v1, whole genome shotgun sequence region AGGCATAATCCCTTAATAAATAAGATCGATGTTATTCCCCATTTATGTTTTGCTATTGGTGTAATTTGAAAGTCGTCTTTTTTTTGACTGTTTTTTCTAATCACAACTGTTTGCCTTTTTCTCTCAATAATACCTACAACGCTGGAgagaattccaaaaattataatgttataatatttataacaacCAGATAATATTGGTTgttcatacttgtatataatctTCGGAGAATCCAACAGAACAAGAAAGTAAACTGAATAAATAAAGCTGTAGTATATTGCAACATAtccaaaattacttaaaaactaaaacataaaaacGTTTGCTCTTAATTCTTAATTATTCACATCAGATTTCGTTTAAATTCGGCAAATTAAGTCACACGAGAACACAGCTGGTCGATGTGATAAGAAGGCTTGTTTGTCTATATTTAAGAATAAGCAATAAAtacgaagtaaataaaattaatatttaccgGTTCTCTTTGGAATTTGCATAAACGGCAAACAAAGctataaagaaaacaaaacaaaaacaataaaaacaactcaGAATGTGGACTTaaacagcaaaataaataaaccagTTGGGCCAggtcattttaatttattaatatttgtaaatacatacttatatatgtatattcacttTGATACACGTTTTCTTGATACACTGTTATGTGAGAAGTTAATATTCATTTACTCCAACACTTTTGTGGATAAGCACATAAAAGAATATCAATATTTATGAATCGATGGGCTCAACACTGGGGCATCGCGGTTGAGAGTTCTAATTGATTAAAATATATCAATTCTAACCAAATTAAATTGAAGTTTACAAGCCCTTAATTCCTTAGCCTAACTAACTAAGCGCGATCGCGTGTTTCTGCAGTGCTTGGCGAGAGGTCGAAGCTTTCACAGTCTCTCCTCACATATTTCTCATAAATAATAttgttcaaaatatattttgctttattatatgttttaactgttaaaataaaatcttaacaATGTCTAAATCTCCCACTTGCTCTACTTTACAAAACGACGCCGTAAAACGCGACTCGACATTGAAGCCTATACTCTACTCGTATTGGCGTAGTTCCTGTTCGTGGCGGGTGCGCATCGCTCTCAACTTGAAGGAAATACCCTACGACATCAAACCCATCAGCCTAATCAAGTCGGGCGGTGAACAGCATTGCAATGAGTATCGTGAGGTCAATCCGATGGAGCAGGTGCCAGCGTTGCAAATCGGTAGAATCTATACTTACTGCagcataaaatattgaaaaaaaagttaatttaatatatttctctTATTACATGCAGATGGCCACACGCTGATCGAGTCAGTCGCCATTATGCACTACTTGGAGGAGACGCGTCCCCAACGTCCATTGCTTCCACAGGATGTGCACAAACGCGCTAAAGTGCGTGAGATTGTGGAAATCATCTGTTCGGGTATACAGCCACTGCAGAATCTGATTGTACTCATCCATGTCGGCGAGGAGAAGAAGAAGGAATGGGCACAGCA contains the following coding sequences:
- the LOC105225839 gene encoding probable maleylacetoacetate isomerase 2 isoform X2, which gives rise to MSLSAIAKPILYSYWRSSCSWRVRIALNLKEIPYDIKPISLIKSGGEQHCNEYREVNPMEQVPALQIDGHTLIESVAIMHYLEETRPQRPLLPQDVHKRAKVREIVEIICSGIQPLQNLIVLIHVGEEKKKEWAQHWITRGFRAVEKALSTSAGKYCVGDEISMADCCLVPQVFNARRFHVDLRPYPIILRIDRELEANPAFRAAHPSNQPDCPPELPNK
- the LOC105225839 gene encoding probable maleylacetoacetate isomerase 2 isoform X1 produces the protein MSKSPTCSTLQNDAVKRDSTLKPILYSYWRSSCSWRVRIALNLKEIPYDIKPISLIKSGGEQHCNEYREVNPMEQVPALQIDGHTLIESVAIMHYLEETRPQRPLLPQDVHKRAKVREIVEIICSGIQPLQNLIVLIHVGEEKKKEWAQHWITRGFRAVEKALSTSAGKYCVGDEISMADCCLVPQVFNARRFHVDLRPYPIILRIDRELEANPAFRAAHPSNQPDCPPELPNK